ACCTCCTTTCTCTTCATCACCTCTCACTTCACATGTGAGACATTTGCAATCTTGCTACGAGTGTCCTggctgagggaggaggggagggagctgTACAGAGGTGAAAAAGCAGGACAGGCTGAAGCCAACGCTCAGGATTGCTGAGCTGAGAAGGATAAGGGAGGAGGATTGTTTGGTAACAAACTTACAAAAGAACTGTGTTTATGGAAACAGAAATGAACTCTGCACCATTGTATCCCTTTTTCCACACTTTCTGTCGTTATTATTCAGTGCAGACGCTCCCAGAGTGTCACATTTTACATGTGGAAAATGGGTGATGCCCTTCAGAAGCTCCTGGTGTAACCAAAAATGGTCATTGAATGAAAATTATTCATTCCTGGCAGTAATGGGGTTTCTGTCTTGCAGCTGGGGACAGTAAAGTAAATGAGAGGAAACTGGACTACAATAAAACCATTCAAGCCCTTACACTTCCCAAGAATGTTCCGGACACAAATCCATATCGATCCAGTTCTAGTAAGTGTGAAACCATGAGCGTGTGGGAGCCCAGATCAGCAGAGTCTGTGCATTGTCTCTCAGACTGCACTGAGAAAGAGACAAGAAAAGTTACCATTTGAGACAGTGTAAAAAGAGACCACAGCTCTTTTTGTCTGAGGGTAGTTATTATTcccatgatttatttttttcttaaaaatgggaatttgagaaaaaaattgggagagagaaaattcaaaagggaatttttacatgatgtatttttttagcAATATGATAATTTTCATCTAATTATTATGAATATTACAGATGTGTTTCACTTTCTGAGTGTTTTCTAGAACAATCAGAAATTACTTTATTTCAAAGCTTAAGAGAAGAAGCCTTATGTGACTTTGAATGTACACAGGTCAGAGCATTGTTTGCCAAATTCCATTCTCATTTCCTAATACTGTGCTGACTACTTGATGCCCAGATAAATAATTAGGTCCTTTTACTAGAAAATTGAATATACTCTTTATCTGCAGTGTTGCATTAGGTTTTTGTGTTTTATCCTGGCTTTTTAATTCCCACATTCAGTGGTGATCACAGGTAGAAAACATACTCAGTGTCACATCTCCTGGTAGTGAAAAGAATGAATTTCCTCGAAGACATTCAGCAGCATCCCTCGAACACTTGTGGTCTGAATTTGCAGGTGATGTCACAACTCGGTTTGATGAAGTTTTCTGGTTTGGTGACTTCAACTTCCGGCTGAATAAGGATCGGGAGACTGTGGATTCCATCCTGAACCAGAACCCGAGCACAGACGTGTCCAAGCTCCTGGTGTATGACCAGCTGACCAGTGAGATGAGTCGGGGTAAGGGGCAGCTCTTCACCTCCCTCCTCTCCAGGAACAAAGATACCTACACACAGGAGTAACGTCAGCCCAATCCCCATTTCCTGGAGacctttcctgctttctttggTTAAGTTCCCTAAAAAAGGGAGTCAGCAGTTGTCAAATACAGTGGCAGTGTGTCAAGGGACCTTTTGCCATAGCAGTTTGCTCTGTATAATGTAACCTCCCAAGCCATTTGCTGCTGTTTCATCTGACTCCTCTGTAACCTGGGCATCGTTCTGTCCCAGTGTCCAGGGAATTTAGATTTGAACAGCATCTGCAAAGCAGCACGAGCTTTCAGTGGAAGGGGAAGTGCATGGACCAGCTGTTCTTTGTTCAATTGGCCACTGACTAAACAGCCACTGGGTATTTTTTATCCTCTCTAGTCGGGACTGGAGcttgcttcctttctggagcccAAGCCCAGGTTTTTCTGGGATGTACATGGCTGTTTTTTCTAGCCAGCATTAGTAGACACAGTGCTCAGTTGTCAGGAAGGAGCAGTTTGTTCATGCTCTTCTCCCCTTCCCTCACAGGGTCTATTTTCAAAGGATTCCAAGAGGCTGATATCCATTTTCGTCCTTCCTACAAGTTTGACATAGGGAAGGACAGCTATGACACCACTTCCAAGCAAAGGACTCCCTCCTACACGGTAAGGGATGATTTCAAAAGTCAAAGGGCATTCAGTTGTGCTGAGATTTGTTGCTTAAGGGCAGCTGGGACTTGTGGAAGAAAGGACTGTTGAATTTGTGAGCACAGGGAGCCTgttaacctcattttccctgTTTGAGTGGGCTCTCCcctgtgctcagagctggcaCAGAACAGCTGTTGGAAATCAGACACTTCATGAATGGATCCCCATTCAAGACACCTTAATTCCATTGAGTGGAGTGTGATAAATGAATGGATTTGTCTCTTGTGAGCCAGTGCTGCTTCCCAGGGTGGGTGATGTGCAGAGGGAGTCCCCATCACTGTCCCGTCTCCCTGCCTCCAGGACCGGGTCGTGTTTCGCAGCCGCTACAAGGATGACATCCAGGCTGTCAAGtattcctcttgtcctgtcatcaAAACCTCGGACCACAGGCCTGTGTTTGCCTTGTTTCGTGTGAAGCTGAGGCCTGGCAGAGACAAGTGAGTAGCTCCTTATGCAGCTCCACATGACTGCTCATGGCTCCAGTGATCCCGAGGATATTCTCCTGTGTCTATCCCTCGTAACTCCCTGCAGCCTGTTGGAGTTTCACCCAGTACATGCCAGTGGTCAGAGCAGTAAGAGCTTAAACCTTGCACTGACAGCTGAAATCCCTGCTGCCAGGTCCTTTAATCCTTCTGAGGGGGATAAACAGAGCCCACTGGAATTGAATATAAATCTGTGTTTTATCTGAGATGCAGCTCTTTGTTTTCCCTATCAGCATGGGcagctttcctcttcctctttccctctttggtatcagttctgttttccttccccaGTGGTGGCTGCATTTCAGCACAGCTGGATGTCAGTGGAGTATTTTGAGATCCTCCAAGTTCTTAATGTCCTACTGTGGGCTGTTGTATTAGCAGAACTCCTTAAAAAATGTGGTTAAATCACTgaaattattctcttttttgTGAGTAACAATGGTCAGAGTTTTCAAGACTTGAGTATCTAGAAAAGTGATTTCTCAAAGTATTTAATCAGCAGTGCAATTACAAATGGGAATTTTTGTTTATGGATATTAAATACCCATTAAATAGCAGTGTGTGATGGGCTGTTCAGGTTTCCTCTGGCTTTCCTAAAGCAGACCAAGGTAAGAATTGTTGAGGTGAACCACACCAGTGAGTACACCAAATTAGCAGTAACCTGGTTTAGCTTTTCAAATGAGTGGGCTTTAGTTTAGACTCATAAAGAAAGTCCTCTATATATGAATGCAGGCCAGTTCGTGCTAAAATTTAAAGCGCATTTCCCTTTTACAAACCAGCATTTTAAAGTACTGTGAAAAACCTTAACTTGTTGCTGTGGAAGAACAACCCTTGTTTCTCCCACAGCAGTAGCTGAATgccttaagaaagaaaaaattaggtTTGTGGCCTTTGTTGTATGAAGTAGTAGGGAAATGCTGGGCAAACAAGAATGCATTCATGCCCTGACCTGCTGGCTTGTGTTTCTGTTGCAGCATCCCACTGGCTGCAGGGCAGTTTGACAGAGATCTGTATTTAATCGGAATAAGGAGGCGGACTACAAGGGAACTTCAGAAACGCCTGGAACAAAAGGACCAAAGATCCAGCAGCATATGTAGCATTTCTtgagctgggagctctgcagtgcTCGTGGTAGAGGTGCCCCGAAAGAGGATTTCAGGCCTTGGCAAACTCTGCAGGGAATTGTCTGCTTAAGCACCTCTGGCAGTTGCTGTGGCTTGTGAAGAATGTCTTAAACCTCATCCTGGATTCATTTGCATGAGCTAATCCATGTAGCTCGAGTGCTTCTGCCGAAGAAAAGGAGTCAGTTATTTAAGACATCCATCCCAACTGGTgtaattgatttctttttaaccaGACTATCTTAGGAGGCCACTGGGTGCAGACCCTTGGTTCCCCTCCacgcaggggcacagctgctggaaCTGGCATCACCCAGGGCAGGGGACCTAAGAAAAGCCTGCAGAAAGGTGAATTTCGTTTGTCTCTTTGGTTTGATCAGGTTAACTTACATCCAGTGTGGGGTTGGGTTTGCTCCTTCTCTGTAGCCAAGTGTTGGTATTCTGTACAATGAGTAACAGGGACCAGTTCATGGCCTTGGGCAGTTCTGTGTGGTGCTCCTGTGTTGGGCTTTTTGGGTCCTCTACAGCAAATTGTGTGTGAATGTACTCCTGTACATTGAAGTGTAGAAACATTGCCTTTCAATAATCATTCTCTAGGCCTTCTGTTACTAAGGGGGTAAATACCAAACTCTCAGGCCATATATTTGTCTGCTGAGACTGCTTGAAGCAATCCCTTCCTGAACTCActtgtgctccccagggctgATTAAACACTACCTGccttcagcagcaggagctggaaatcATGGTCTCAAAACAGGCACTGTGTGATGCTTCACCAAAGTGATGTCAAGTGAGTGCACCAGGGAGGTTTGCAGAGCAACTGCAGCCACTCAGCTCCACACAGCTCCATTACCTCCAATCACAGTCAAttccttttggttttatttttccaaatcaGTAAACTGTGAATAACTTGCGATTTTTGAAGTAGTGTTGTCTTAAGGCTATATATACTACAAGGACCAGTATGGCACTGGTAAAACGTTAAGTACAGCTAATAATTAAGAACTCCTCATGGGCACAGATGGGATCATTAATCACCTTAGGACCTAAAACATCATGCAAACACCTTGGAGGAAGTGCTGCTGACTATGCAACCTGTCCAAGACAGGCTCCTGTTCTGCGGTACATTTATGGCACTGACCTGTCTGTAGCCATCAGGTATTtggatttcctttctttttaaaggaataaaaataaattaatgcaaTACCTTAACTGAGAACCAGCTTTTATTGTTGTCAGAACCAGAGTTCTTTGCATGGTGCATGTTTGGGTGACCTGGGCCATTTGTCTTCAGCTGGAGGAGCGGGACAGATTTCTCTGGAATTGTTTGCATTGAACAAAGTATGTTCCACCTGCCAGTTCAAGAAACCCTTGGCAGATGAATTTCAGAACTCTTACTACTTGCTTCAGTTGTTCAGAGGTCTCTTTATTTCCTCACAAACATACACAACAACTGAACAGGACTTCCACACTGTGGGCTCTGCAGGAAGCAATGCAACATGTTTTCTTTTGAGTTGCATGAGGAAAGGACGGGGTAAAGCAGGCAACAGCAGCCTCAcagtgctctgctcccagctggatTGCTCCTTACCATACACATCTAGCAGTGAAGTGCTGCAACACAGCTGTCTTGTATTTTTACACCCATGTATTAGGGGATTATATAAATCCAGTGTTTTATTCCTCTTTTGAGTCTCCATTTCTTCAGTATGTCACACGTGTGGCACTTGGCTTTCTGTGACGTGGTGTCAGTCAAGATCGCGTTTCTAAATGTTGTCATTTTATCATCTTGCCTTTCAGCTGAGCCTTATCTCTGCTGTGAGACTGATGATTGTGTCTTCTTTTTGCAAGGCCTTAAGTCCATCTGGGTGACACTGAGGAAATGAGGCATGAGTTTaaggtgcagcagcagcaactcaTATTTTAATAACTGTATAGCAACGGTGGAGGAAAAGAACTTTTATTCTTTAGCACAGTTCATGTCCAAGTGAAAAACCTGAAGAATAGGATCGTTCTCATTCTCAAGTAAGTGTCCATTATGTACAGTACCTCTGCAGAGGAACTCCACAGAAAACTGGTTCTGTCATGGGTCTGCTTCCCTCAGAGCTCTAGCAAGATGATGAAGTTATTCCCAGGTGGGTGACTCCTTGTCAGATGGTGAATTACACTGATGAAATGGATCCATGATTTGTAACAAAACCTGGATTGCAGGAAATTTTTGCCTAACTTCACTGGGGACAATAACTATTATTTTCCTAATTTAGTCTGACCAAGTCTTTGTTCACCTTGGTTAACAGTTATAAATATTCTTTCAATTCAGACACGTAAGCCAAGCTCTTTAAGGTGCCACACATTCCTCAGGAAGGGCACATCGGGGCCTTGTGTGACAGCCCCACTTCCACTGCTGGGGTGATGAAGAGGCAGCACAGCAGTGACTGACTGCTCAGAGATGTGCTTTCACTGTAGTGATGAATATTTTGGCTTGCTCTGTTCTCCCCAAAGCCAAGAGAAGGGTGTCAACACCATCTCCTCTTGTGACCTACTCAGAGGCTCAAGCTCCTCCTCTGGAGCCAGGGCTGGCTCCTTACACGAGCTCTTCACAGTCCAGTGCCCCGAAGCAGCTTTGCTCAGCTCCATGGTTGCACAGAAtgcctgggagcactggggggagggagggtggtACAGCAACATGAAAATCAAACAAACCATTAAAAAAGAAGGGAGTCTGAGGccgggcaggaggtgctgctcTATCGGAAGAGGCGGTAGAGCCGCGGCAGCCGCCCGTCCTTGCTGGAGAGAGCAGCCTGGATGTGCTCATACGTGGGCAGATCTGTCAGGTCACCCAGGGCAGCCACTGCTGGCTTCTTATGCAGCATCTTAGTCACCACCCTCTTGATATCCGTGGGTTTCACCTGACCTGCAGACAGAAAAAAGGCAGAGCTGTGACAACTCCACTGTGAACAGCTCAAAGCAGCTTTAGGCTGATGCTCAGAAAACCAACTCCAGACCTTCTCTACCATGATTCTGGTTTTCCCTTCTGACTAAAGTAAGCCCCTGTGTTAGCCTGAAAGCAATTAAGCTCAGtctgaaatatatttctgtAGTATTTATGCCCCCAGGCTTTCAAAGGCAATTTGCCAGTGCTACAAGAATATTCTAAGTGTACCTACAGCTCCCTCAAGGCAAGGCAAAGCATTGTCTACTCACTGATGAGGGCACAGAGCTCATGAGGTAGCTTCCTTGTGTTTGTTGCCAAAACCTGCCTTCCCACATCTTCAAAGATCACTGGCCGAGACTCCAGGTTCATCATGAGCATGGACTTgagctgtgtctttgctctctcaaGTTCTACCTGTGAATGAGCAGGAAATGAAAGAATTTCTGGTTGCTGCTCTCTAATACAAGGTAACAGGGAAGAGTTCTGCAGACACCTCTCTCTTTGTGGATGCATTGCTCATATTGCTGTACTCTTTTACAGAAATGCAACAAACTTGTCTATAGAAACCCATTCTAGCACAGTCAGTGCAATGcattcacagaatcccagactggtttgggttgggaaggaccttaaaccccatccagccccacccctgccacgggcagggacaccttccactatcccaggttgctccaagccccatccaacctggccttggacacttccaaggattATTTCAGCTCAAAGACCATCTGCAAGTTCAAATGTGCTGCTGACCTCTCCCACTGCTCCTGCCATGAGGATGAATTCCCTGGTGATGATTTCCACCATCTCCCGAACCTGGGGAAAACAGATCATGGAAAGAAGATCAGAACGATGCTTCTTGTGTCAGCACCACTGTGTGGTGCTGAGTGATGTGGTCACTGTTTAAGGACACCTGTCTGTGAGTACAGGACTCTGTACCTGTTTTGGATCTGCACTGGCATGGATACACAGGAGACCTGTGTCCTCATAGCTGTGGTGGTAAGAGGTGGCATTGTACATCCAGTGGTGCCTGTGAGTAATacaaacagtattttaaaatttaaaaaccagaatttacaatgtaaaaattaaaacaaacatcaCCAGTGAGCTCCCTCCTAGTGCATTTTCAGGATTCTCAGCAGTGCAATGAGAATTGTCAATCCCTGCCTCGGACAATTTATGCATGTGGCATCTACTCCCCTCTCTCCACTTGAATCCTTGAGACCAAACCCAGGACAGTACAGAGCCAATCCTGTTAATATTCCCTGATTAAAGCATGGATAGgacaaatggaagaaaacaaGATTCCTGGTCACTTCTGCCCTGTACTTTCACCCTCTCAAAATGCCAACTGACAAACCagtcccacattccaagcagaATAAGTTGATGTAAAACCTGGGgggtttgctttcattttttttcccatgtgaaCCTGCTACAGGACTGTTTCTGCCACCCCTAAACAGCAAGACAAACCAACCTGTTGAGCACATTGAGGTACAGCCGGGTGAACATGCCCTTGCCAGGCCCTCCAGCTGAAAAAGAGCCACCACCTCCCATCATCATGTTTAGCACCGCAAAAGGAATGAAATCGTCCTCCTGGATTGCAACAAGAAACTCAGTCAGGTCATGGCAGAGCTCTCAAGGGTCTGGGGTGAgtaaaggggaggaaaaaaaaccacagcacaAGAGGAGTGTGAAGGTCAAGGCCTTCAGCAAAATCATGGAAAAAGCTGCTTGTTTTTACATGCAGCAGCAAAAATGTTAATGTCTGTGTAATGTCAGTGTTCTGGGATTCTCCAAGTACAGGGCATCCAAAATGCAGGACTTTAGGTTAATACTTACTAAAAATGAGCAGCTTTCTAACCCAATCATGATGTGGGTGAGCTCTGGGATGGGAGTAGGGCCCAGACTCACATCTGACATGTCTTTTTCCACCTGTGGGAAGGGCAGACAGATTATTAACACCACTTTTCCCTGTTGTACCCAGTTTGATACGTTCCCAATAATTACCACATCACAATTAACAGCTGTCATGGCCAGTTTGGGCTCATACTCATGAAATGTAActttagaaaagcaaaagcctGTAGAGAAATGAGCAAGATGCTTGATGCCACCTGCACCATTTACCTTGACGATGCCTCCGGTGTACTGAGCCACGGACCTGTCCACGCCCCTGCTCCGCCCAGTGCCCCACACGGGCTCCACCCCCAGCAGGTACTTCCTGGCACACTCCACCAGATGCTCGTGCTCAATCCCCACCCCGGCCAGCACCATCCTGTCTGGGGTGTAGTAACTGCTCAGGTACGAGTGCAGCACGTCCCGGTCGATTTTGTCTGTGTTTTCCACGGGGCAGAACCTCTTCAGTCCCACTGTGTTGTCTCTGAAGGCTGCCTAAAAGGGAACAGAGACATTAAAGTCACAAACATCACTTCATTTTTCCCTAAACCCCCTCTCTAAacctgtttttgttttggaattAAGCCCACCTCTAAGAGAGGAAAGGTTGAGCATTTTTTCACTAATGTCACTGCAACTCAGTAACATTTTGTCACCAACATCAATAAAGAGAAGTTACagatagatttattttttagcTTGGGTTAG
The sequence above is a segment of the Aphelocoma coerulescens isolate FSJ_1873_10779 chromosome 17, UR_Acoe_1.0, whole genome shotgun sequence genome. Coding sequences within it:
- the PMPCA gene encoding mitochondrial-processing peptidase subunit alpha — protein: MAAAMAWLRRGACGPARRCGLAAGRSYSGGGAYPSVSLTCPLPGVPKAVFAAAESRERFETRVTVLENGLRVASQNKFGQFCTVGILVNSGSRHEAKYLSGISHFLEKLAFSSTAQFGSKDEILLTLEKHGGICDCQASRDTIMYAVSADARGLDTVVNLLADVTLQPRLSDEEIEMTRMAIRFELEDLNMRPDPEPLLTEMIHAAAFRDNTVGLKRFCPVENTDKIDRDVLHSYLSSYYTPDRMVLAGVGIEHEHLVECARKYLLGVEPVWGTGRSRGVDRSVAQYTGGIVKVEKDMSDVSLGPTPIPELTHIMIGLESCSFLEDDFIPFAVLNMMMGGGGSFSAGGPGKGMFTRLYLNVLNRHHWMYNATSYHHSYEDTGLLCIHASADPKQVREMVEIITREFILMAGAVGEVELERAKTQLKSMLMMNLESRPVIFEDVGRQVLATNTRKLPHELCALISQVKPTDIKRVVTKMLHKKPAVAALGDLTDLPTYEHIQAALSSKDGRLPRLYRLFR